The Streptomyces venezuelae genomic interval TCCGGAACACCCCGCTGACGGTGGTCCTGGTCGGATGCCTGCTGGGCCTCAACCAGACGCTGAGCATCACGCTCGGCGGAGAGCGCTCCGAGGACATCGGCTTCCGGCTCGCCGTCCTCGGCCTCGTCGCCTACACGGGCACGTTCGTCTGCGAGGCGCTCCGCTCGGGCATCAACACCGTCCCGGCGGGCCAGGCCGAGGCCGCCCGCGCACTGGGCATGAGCTTCACCCAGGTGCTGACCCTGGTGGTCCTCCCGCAGGCCTTCCGAGCGGCGGTGACCCCGCTCGCCAACGTCCTGATCGCCCTCACCAAGAACACCACCGTGGCGGCCGCCATCGGTGCCGCCGACGCGGCGTTCCTGATGAAGGAGATGATCGAGAACGAGGCCGACGCGCTCTTCGCCGTCTTCGCCGTCTTCGCCTTCGGCTTCATCGTTCTCACCCTCCCCACCGGCCTGATCCTGGGCTGGGCGGCCAAGCGACTGGCGGTGAAGCGATGAGCTCCGTCCTGTACGACACTCCCGGCCCGCGCGCGAAGCGGCGCAACCTCGTCTACACGATCGGGTTCGTGGCGGTCCTCGCCCTGGTGGGCTGGTGGGTGCTTGCCGCCCTGAACGACAAGCACCAGCTGGACGCCAACAAGTGGAGTCCGTT includes:
- a CDS encoding amino acid ABC transporter permease, whose product is MFDFLDSGQYDLLGAFWVTAKLALYSAIGSLIWGTALVSMRVSPVPLMRSFGTAYVNIVRNTPLTVVLVGCLLGLNQTLSITLGGERSEDIGFRLAVLGLVAYTGTFVCEALRSGINTVPAGQAEAARALGMSFTQVLTLVVLPQAFRAAVTPLANVLIALTKNTTVAAAIGAADAAFLMKEMIENEADALFAVFAVFAFGFIVLTLPTGLILGWAAKRLAVKR